A window of the Osmia lignaria lignaria isolate PbOS001 chromosome 2, iyOsmLign1, whole genome shotgun sequence genome harbors these coding sequences:
- the LOC117606854 gene encoding uncharacterized protein LOC117606854 encodes MDLVTNSARMTDENVPKLNQAIILEVKDNIDIEEYLNAVGKIINPREIIFASQQSKFICIFLSSPELVDTLVFVHNQIDIKGHKLKIKSLEITIIALENVFPTIPNDLIKQKFQQYNIKISEFRCGMLYNKTHPNYSHIRNFTRYIIVNSHVPDLPPILEIVHGGRSYAIKVAILKFCSACYKIGHIATYCNFVNSNPEQNSQNLSIKMEPGTSGQNLNEEQNEENT; translated from the exons ATGGATCTAGTGACTAACAGTGCAAGAATGACGGATGAGAATGTTCCTAAACTCAATCAAGCAATAATTTTAGAAGTAAAAGATAACATTGATATTGAAGAATACCTAAATGCAGtaggtaaaataataaatcccaGAGAGATAATATTTGCATCACAACAATCTAAGTTCATCTGTATATTCCTATCAAGCCCGGAATTAGTAGATACTCTTGTATTCGTACACAATCAAATTGATATTAAAGGCcataagttaaaaattaaatctcTTGAAATTACAATCATTGCGTTGGAAAACGTATTCCCTACAATTCCTAATGatctaattaaacaaaaatttcaacaatataATATCAAAATAAGTGAGTTTCGATGTGGAATGCTATATAACAAAACGCATCCTAATTATTCACATATTCGTAACTTCACAAGATACATAATTGTAAATTCACACGTTCCTGATCTACCGCCTATCTTAGAAATTGTGCATGGAGGTCGGAGCTATGCCATTAAAGTAGCCATATTGAAATTTTGCTCTGCATGTTACAAAATAGGCCACATCGCAACATACTGCAATTTTGTCAACTCTAATCCTGAACAAAATTCTCAGAATCTTTCGATAAAGATGGAACCTGGCACTTCTGGGCAAA ATTTAAATGAAGAACAAAACGAAGAGAACACATAA
- the wdp gene encoding leucine rich repeat protein windpipe: protein MQSALLFFILLSYSGWVNGLCDLVNGTMAHCHELEDVKYIETYDLESLKAFVSKPILHPGLFVNLTSLRHLDLSKSGIEGIESKTFRQLKNLHSLDLSENLLESLELGSIDGLNHLHKLDLRKNNFQQLPPVLARLKILKYLDIQGNPLQCNCATLRVRDLILKRGVKIMKKVLCVGPGNLKGTSLFKVDTTIVCRFEEQDREMQNDQSYKDSEDEFGSGDENSGEFEEILNGSSESPKEIEIETPFPNDPEVSTPSIIQSSFPETSESLQTSNVESAATTQMMLIETVDKDEQIFFGSEEKTSTAVAPTERKKEYVDHLFHPAEGSGDEEGSGEGSGTGEIFGDWTRVGEVERTSEKDEESSSSSNGLIDMFFNWISASTEAPSIEKDPDLEEEQFIDVTTMNVEAVTRKVHLDEAVSSTTERIKDGTMVPLDGVEIVDTELHDKSKLGNVKVDDGDELTDESAEVSQAKQSKKGMGSYVVLAALLAILATLIGFAAYKGDFCKKKRKRGDVEHGTELKDMQKALLETGNSTQPKVASNGNVESSPLVQDADQVEIKSSDDRQTMIDVSKPPNTISERTEPVKPIRNSQNVQRLKDTIDESSSLNDDSSSARISSVDVIDNCPVNGSPEVHGPPLSPGAQRVKITLQENPDSVPKTPILITRTMAGENLVKTP, encoded by the coding sequence ATGCAGTCAGCGCTGTTATTCTTCATCCTCCTGAGTTACTCAGGATGGGTGAATGGGCTGTGCGATCTCGTGAATGGTACCATGGCCCATTGTCACGAACTTGAAGATGTCAAATACATCGAAACTTACGACCTTGAATCGCTGAAAGCCTTCGTGTCAAAGCCAATCCTTCATCCAGGTCTCTTCGTCAATTTAACCAGCCTTCGACACCTAGATCTATCTAAAAGCGGCATAGAGGGAATAGAATCAAAAACATTTCGCCAATTGAAGAATCTACATAGTTTGGATCTCTCCGAAAATCTTCTGGAATCCTTAGAACTAGGCTCCATAGACGGTCTGAATCACCTTCACAAGCTAGATCTTCGTAAGAATAATTTCCAACAATTGCCACCAGTATTGGCTCGTCTGAAAATTCTCAAGTACCTAGACATCCAAGGCAATCCTTTGCAATGTAACTGTGCAACGCTAAGAGTAAGAGATCTAATCCTGAAGAGGGGCGTGAAGATCATGAAGAAGGTCCTTTGCGTTGGTCCAGGTAACCTGAAAGGAACCTCGCTTTTCAAGGTAGACACGACGATCGTTTGTCGTTTCGAGGAACAGGATCGTGAGATGCAGAACGATCAATCGTACAAAGACTCAGAGGACGAATTCGGTTCTGGAGACGAGAACAGTGGAGAGTTCGAGGAGATTTTAAACGGCTCCTCCGAATCTCCCAAAGAAATAGAAATCGAAACCCCATTTCCGAACGACCCTGAAGTATCTACCCCTTCGATCATCCAATCATCGTTTCCGGAGACCAGCGAATCCTTGCAGACCAGTAACGTTGAGTCAGCAGCGACGACGCAGATGATGCTGATAGAAACGGTGGATAAAGACGAGCAAATTTTCTTCGGCTCCGAGGAGAAAACGTCTACAGCTGTTGCACCGACCGAGAGGAAGAAGGAATACGTGGATCATTTGTTTCATCCTGCTGAAGGTTCCGGGGACGAGGAAGGCTCTGGGGAGGGTTCGGGTACGGGTGAGATTTTCGGCGACTGGACAAGAGTCGGGGAAGTGGAGAGGACTAGCGAGAAGGATGAGGAATCTTCATCTTCCAGCAACGGATTGATTGATATGTTTTTCAACTGGATTTCGGCTAGTACGGAGGCTCCGAGCATTGAGAAAGACCCTGACTTGGAGGAGGAACAATTCATCGACGTGACTACGATGAATGTAGAAGCTGTCACCCGGAAGGTCCATTTGGACGAAGCAGTGTCGAGCACCACCGAGAGGATCAAGGATGGAACGATGGTTCCTCTCGATGGAGTCGAAATAGTCGACACTGAATTACACGACAAGTCGAAGTTAGGTAACGTTAAAGTTGATGACGGGGATGAGCTAACCGACGAGTCAGCCGAAGTGTCCCAAGCGAAGCAATCGAAGAAAGGAATGGGTTCTTACGTGGTTCTTGCCGCTCTGCTGGCTATTCTGGCGACTCTGATAGGATTCGCGGCTTACAAAGGCGATTTCtgcaagaagaagagaaaacgaGGTGACGTTGAACACGGGACCGAGCTGAAAGACATGCAGAAAGCTTTGTTAGAGACGGGCAATTCGACGCAGCCGAAAGTGGCTTCGAATGGAAACGTGGAAAGCTCTCCTCTGGTCCAGGATGCAGACCAAGTTGAAATAAAATCCTCCGACGATCGTCAGACGATGATAGACGTATCTAAACCTCCAAATACCATTTCTGAACGCACGGAACCGGTGAAACCTATTAGAAATTCGCAGAATGTTCAAAGACTCAAAGATACGATTGATGAGTCCAGTTCTTTGAACGACGATTCTTCTTCCGCGAGGATAAGTTCTGTAGATGTGATTGATAATTGTCCGGTGAACGGATCACCGGAAGTCCACGGACCTCCTTTAAGTCCTGGTGCTCAAAGAGTGAAGATTACTTTGCAGGAAAACCCTGACAGCGTGCCGAAGACGCCCATACTCATCACAAGAACGATGGCTGGTGAGAATCTAGTCAAAACACCCTGA